DNA sequence from the Osmia lignaria lignaria isolate PbOS001 chromosome 2, iyOsmLign1, whole genome shotgun sequence genome:
tctagtgcgaatctcgctctagttcactttaacTTGTTATTGTCCCAAAATAAgtagctttttattttttagtatgCAGGGATCGATATACCGTAAGCCGATCCTGCTTCGCGTCTAAGAATTTCTATACATttactgactcgtctcgttgaactGACTATATATATCTGTATAAACGTAACAAATAATCATATAATTTATTGGTGCAATTTTCTGGTAAAAAGctaaaaaatgtgaaaaatgtgataaataataaattgacgGATCTTCAATTGGATGTTTGTGCGGGCAAATTTACGCGCCATCGGGCGGTATTGATCGGACCTAATGGACACGAGACGAGATATGTAGTAGCCGTGGTGGAAAACGTGTTGCCCGCCCCACGGCGACACTCGTTCAAGCTTGCCGAGCTTCGGGACACGGACGGTGAGGAACTTGCTGAACTTTGAAAATCAATGCCAATGTTCAGCTGGCGCGTTATAGCTGGGCCAACCAGTAGAGGAAGAGAGGAAAAAGcgggaaaagagaagaaagggaGAAAGGGAGACAGGAAGAAAGCGGGAAAAGTAGCATATTGATCTGTCTCCTTGCAGACTCGGCTCGTATGCCCGCCACGCTTCACTGTCTGCCTGCCTGCGCGCAAAACCGTGCCTTTAAAGCCGATACACTACAACGCATGGTGGTTAgacgatatcgcgtgatcggacAGTCAGGGCATTTACACATATGTACGTAGCTGAATAGCTAACACCGAGTGTAAAAGAAACGATACTGTTTACTTATTTCTTACGACGTTGTCGAGAGTCAGGAGCTATAAAGCTGCTGCTACGAAGGCAAATTGTCGGGCAAACCAGGACTATCTGTGTACAAACAACATGAATATCAATAACACGTGTGTGACTGGCTACGTGAAATAAAATTCAGCAAAATTTGTTTCATTAGTGAAACATTTGCTGTTGTTTTTTTCGAAacttcatttttatcatttttatcatttttagttCGGATTTTCCCTGGTTCTCTTGGCAGTCGTTAATTATACATGCACGCTCGATTCGCGCGCTGCGCTCATTTAAACTTTCATCAATTTACACCCCTTTTAATTCAAATGCACTTCATTGTCtttattttcacttttcttttatattctgttcctttcttccttccttcctgctACTCGGCAAGATAAATCAGAAAAGAATGATAGAAAGTATTTATTGCAATCGCAATGAATATAGCGAAATTTTTTAACAAGAAACTTTATTTATCAACCGACATaacactttttttattttccctgaAATTTCACGATAAGCAAATAACTAAATAATCTTAGCACGTTTCTTCCAAGGAAATTACTTACGATTAGTTAAGAATGTTTCTGATTGTCGGTAAGAAATAGTGTATCAATCAAGGATTACAATGAAAAATACTTATTTGTTAAAAGTCACGTGGAAAGTAAATTCGATGATTTCATCAAATCCAGGCTTATTCAATTAGAAATAGATCCATATCTTTTATCTGGAATCTAGTTACtgttatgataaaaaaaaagcaaggaaaaaaaatataaaatactacactagtggaattaattctgaatttttacttaaatttcgcatttattcaaattatttaatataataataatttatattttatgttctaatcattgttttctaattttagggcgtcgcttagataaaaaaatcagtaaaaagaccattttAATACACAAtaacaattataatttcaacaatatataatattaattattaattataaacattatagattacaataaaaatattatggtatcaatttagcatagctgaatatacattttctgcagaaatatgaaataaagaatatttttattcaaagtgtctaGAATTAATTTCACCAGTGTAAATTGCGAATGTTAGGTGAACCACCTTTATCCAAAAGCATCTCTGTACCGATCCATCGGCTTTAAAGAACGCAGCCGCGAATTACGTAGCATTCACGTACTGTTATTGATCAGCAAGTCTGGAAACATTAAAGTGAGCAGTTCCTTCGGGATGCATCTACGTCACCTTTTAAGAATCTCTTTAATTgttcaaaaaaataaatgttttctttACTCTTATACTTCATTTGTAtctcattttgaaattttcgttgtacatatttcgaaatacaggCACGCGTATTTTGTATTGGATGATTATAATCTTCCTTAGCggagaaatgattaaaataacaaattgaacCATAACGAGTTCCCCTTTATTTTCTCTGTTATACCTATTTAACGATAAGTTTCTTTTAatctttatgaaaaatatttgtacagcTGTTTCGCGAAATCGTTCATATTTTCCTATAGTCTATCGTTTCCAATAGCAGCAAACTAAAGAGCGAAAAACGATGAGAATTTACAAGTCGATCACTCCatctttattcatttatttatttatttgttacttagattagaattatttttcatGTATCGAATGTTGAAAGTGTCACCGGTCACTGACAGCACCGATTTAATATACTCGCACAATTTTTTGTTACAGGAAGAAGCTTAATGTATTAGAGTACTTGGATCTATGCGAGAATCCATTGCTGACATCTTATTCAAGAATGCATTCGCAATCAACCAGtgattataattgcaattataattcTGATTGTTATTGTAAAATTCGTATTCCAATCGCACGGCAAAGAAGGGAAACTCGTTCGTCTGAAAATAGACGCGCCGCACCTTcgtgtaaaaattttaatagtaaAACGGAAATAATCAGAAGCGCGAACAAAGTTCCAACGATCCCAGCGAAGCCGATCgaggacgatgacgacgacgacgacgacgacatcgacgacgacgacgtcgatggtaacgaagaagaagaggtagAATTATTTTTCATGAACAAAATAAAAGACCCGAAAaagatattataataacaataataataatagtgataatgataataataatgataataataataataatgataatgataatgataatgataatgataatgataatgataatgataatgataatgataatgataatgataatgataatgataatgataatgataatgataatgataatgataatgataatgataatgataatgataataataatgatagtaataataatgatgatgataataataatgatagtaataataatgatgatgatgatgataatgacaacaataataataagaataataatgataatggtaatgatgataatgataatgacgataataatgatgataataataatgataataatgataatgttgataataataattatgataatgttgataataataatgataatattgaTCTTAGGTTTAATTCATTTTCAGCTGGATAGTAAAAGATCTAGCATAACATTGCCGATTTCCCCGGTGTTAAGTCCGGAAACGAGTACAGCTCTTCAACAAACGGAAAGATTGATCAAAGATGCAAGAATTCAGATTAAAGAAATAAGCACGATCGGCGGTAATATTGGTCGCGTTAGAAACTGTATTAACGCGTaagttactttttctttctcatgataaattattgaaagaaaatttcaaacaacaCTAATAATATTTCGAGATTTCATCGGATAACAATGGAGACCAACTTTTCTTCCAGATGGCCGGATGAAACACCTTTAGATGATGAAAACGATCAATTGCTGTACATCCGTGAACGCGTGGCATATAAATTTCAAGAAGCAAACGGCTGGAtcgatagaaaattgaaaagcgAAGAATTTATtgagaagaaaatgaaaggaaaagatTTCTCTAACCCGAAATATCAAAGTTCCGAGGAAAGATATCGAGAATTTATGCGGCAAAGAAAATTACAAGCTGAGAAGGTCGGATTTTCAGTAGCAGTCGTGAACAACGAACAAACGAAAAATTGCAGTGAAACTGCTGAACCTAATTTTAATCGTAATCTCGATCTTGATCGGCGTGAATCAATGAAAAATACGAAAATCGACACGTGTTCCGTTCAAGTTGGACCGTCGATAAACATCAAAGCGGATTTAATAGCTCGAAATTTACTAAGTATTCACATATCACCGGACGCTTCGTTTGCCCAAGAAACCGCGAACGTTCGAACCTACGAAATTAATCATGATTTTTCCCCCAAACAACCATCTCCCGTTCGTAAAGAGAAGCTCGTTAAGATACCAAACGAGAATCAAACGAATTACGAGACCAAAGCGaaggattttaatgaaattgaaaataaaaactcTTCCGCTTGCACTTGTGTTTCGAAAAAAGTAAATTTCCAAGGATCCAGTTCGATGGtagaaaacgagaaaaatttAGAGAATAACAGTGTTAACGCCGAAAACGAAAAATCACTATTTATCCAGGATACATTTTTAGATACGAATAATTTATCAAACAACCCTCCCTCTCTCGATCGACCCGATCAACTCCCCGTAGAAAATTCTATAGaaaatcaagaaaaagaaaaatcgattaAAGTGGAATTCAAATCGTTGGATTATTCTTCAGTTTCGATAAAGGAAACGAATGATCAGTGTACAGTGCGTTGCGTTGACAACACTGTCGCGGCGGGTGactctaacacatattcacgtCGGAGAGCCGATTGGTTAGGGACACGTGACGGAGGGACCGCAGCCAATCAGCTGCCGGCGCGTGCATGTGTTAGTGTCACGCACCGCGACAGAATCAACGCAACTCATTGTACTCCATTATCCGTGAACGAGATCGAAACGAGACGTTTGACGAATAAAAGACGATACAAGGAAATTTGTGGAAAACAGAAATCTAAAAAGGACGAACGTTACAAACGCATCGATCAACATTTCTCTGACCTTCTGAACAAATACTGTGCTGAACAAAGAAAAAACAATCATTTTACCAGACAAGATTCTTCCGAATATTCGGATCTAATTGTCCCTCCTTTCTACGAACCATCTATAGATCAATTTGATAATCTTTTAACGGCCTACGATCAAATAATCGACAATGTTGTTCTATCCACGAAAACGATCGACAAATTTCTCTCTCGAGCTGAATTGAAAAACGAATTTCCGAACAGTAAAAGTAAAACCGGTACATCGAAACCTAACCTTCTTCGTCAGTCGCGAAGAAAAGAACAACCGATCGTTTCTAGATACCGATCAAGAAAATCCTCCgtcaagaaaaatattaataaagatgTAGAAAAGATAGGTTATAATAATTCGAGAAAATCGTTTATCCTTTCTCCAACAGAAACATTGAACGAGTCTGGTCAAAACGAAGAAAGCACAGAGTCGAGCAAAGATGGCGGGAAAATAATGAGAGTTAACGATCCGGAAGAAGgttgttcttttaaaaaatcttcAACCGAAATATTACCTTCGTTTCAAGTTGAAAATAACGATGGTTCAAGTTTCGATACTTGTTCTTCGTCGAgcagaaatttggaaaatcttGTTAACAAGGAAACGATATTTCAAGCATCGAAACAGGCTGAAAATTTTCGAACcgaagaaatggaaaaagtgaaagaaatagTAGGGAAGAATCGTTCTGATTGCGCTACGTTGTACAATGTTACATGTTCgaatagtttaaaagaaatTCTACCGGACACCGAGAACATGGAACGCTCGATCGTCCGAGTTGTTCGAGAAGAGACTCGGTTTATCGAAGAAAAGGTTAAAAACGTTTTCAACCTCGACGAAATAGTACCATTGTTAGCGAAAGGTTTATTAGAGAATTTACGAAATAACATTTCGAATTTTCAACCGATCGTTGTTCCAAATCCCTTACCTAACGATGCAGCTTTTATGAATGTTCCAAttttcgaaaaagaagaaaatttccgTCTAACGGAAAACGTAATGATGCCAATCGTCGTCGAACAAACGAATGAAATTCATTCAGAGTCCTTAAAAAAAGAGACTTCTGGCATGGAAAAACGTTGCGAAATTCTATCGAACGAtacgaaagaaattgaaaagacTGATGCACCGATGGAAAATCtttttgaagaagaaaatttatgcGAAGCTCTTTCGAAAGATTCCACCAAAAATACGAATGAAAACGCATCGTTTTTAGGTGATACAATTTCCGAATTACCGCAACAACATTCTATAAATCCCAATTCGGTTGAAAATCTAAGAAAAGAGCAGATTTCGTCGTCGTCTGATTCTTTACACGATTGCGCGTCTCTTCAAAGTTCGAAAAACATTTCGGGAACGTCTTCGAACGTCGTACAATCATCgggaaaaattgtaaatgaaatgaaacaaatttcagaaataaataaCGAGGTTGCTAATGAAGAAATAAACGGGAATAATTCGTCTTTTCTTTGCGGAGCGTTTGAAAAAGATCAAATTTTATCTGAATTCTACCAAGATACGGATCAAAGATTTATCTCTTCCACGTTTAACAGAAATTATTCGAATCTGCTAAATCAAAATTTTAGGTATGTAGCAGCTGTTTATATTATACAGGGTGCCTCGTAACTCCTGTAATTCCCAGAAAtgggggtgattctgaacaacattttcctttaccaaaatgtcgtttgaagcttcgtttttgagttattaatggaaaacactggccaatcagagcgcgcctttagcgcgggccgaaccacgagagcgttTGCTTTCGGCCGCGCTCGGTCGtaatcgtgaacaaacgcaaTGGCACAAacattattcatgaataacgaataattccaAGTCGaggctgaactttactttaccgggcccaaaattttcgacatttttttcttttaatctatagtttttgatgcggagaatctaaaaatgcaagtcttaactttaggaatccaatgattaaaaagttataagcgtataaagtttgatatttttagcGCATACattactgtgacgccatattagcttcttgtccaatgaacggtgtcgctagctgcaGGCATCAAGTGCCGACCACTTTAGCGGGTTTAGTCAGATCGTAAATTTGATACTATCCAAGTTAGTtaggtttatatttatcttaaaGAGAGAGGGTACAACCCATGCATTTGCTTATTGCTTCTACTGTATCAATTTTATGagtaatttaaatacagctagTGATGGAACCCATACCCAACAAAATTTGGTGTCccctaaagtaaagtttaacctAAATATTAATCTAACTAACTCAAACAGTATCAAAACGGTTTGACTAAAGTGGTCGGCACCCACATGCGTCTATCCGCAGCTAgtgacaccgttcattggaccagaagccaatatggcgtcacagtaacgtagcaaatgcactaaaagtgtcaaactttacacgctcgtaactttttaaccattggattcctaaaattaaaacttgcatttttggattctatacatcaaaaactatagattgaaaaaaaaagtccaacattttgggtccggtaaaatAAAGTTTAACCCTCAacaacgaagcttcaaacgatattttggtaaaggaaatgTTATTCAAAATCACCcccgtttccgggagttacaggagttacggaacaccctgtattttctaatttatcacCTTGACCCTTTATAACCGCAACTTTCTATGTTGTGTATTTACAATGCACAAATGCTAAATTTACGTATacatattaatatgtatattttttatatttttttttcagattgtCCAGTAGTGAATCTGCAATTGAATCTAAAGTAAGGAATCATCTTCATCGTTTAACAAtcaaattacattattattgttattattattatacattattaCACGTTACACTAGCATAATAATCCCATCGAGATAATGTGGGAAATTTGTTTGCATTAAcgatactttttattatttcaggTTGAAGCATCGTCGACTGGTTCTCATTCCGAAGGAGAGATACATATGCCAAGTTCCGCTTCCTATTCCATTGGAGAAGTCAGGATGTTGAAGAAAAATCGATCAGACGAAGAAAATTCTACCGACGATGATATCACGATTTTTCTTACGGAACAAATGCTCGCTTCGTGGAATGAATCCTCGAAGGTGAACACGCGTGTAACTTTACTTATTTATACATGCTAAATTAGCAATCGTATTGAACAGAGTATCAACAGGATGTCGACGACGCTATCTTGTCACGCGGTTACACTATCAttccattttgtttttttattttaggcaTTGGTACAAAGTATGGGAGAAATATAAAGTTGCTGATTTGATTGAAAACGCGTAACAAGTAATCGATGTGAATTCTATGGTAAATGGTaggtaaatattttcaatcaacGTGCAACGAtgctgatatttttattttgtaatatttattcctGCTTTCAAATAAATAACAACGATATTGAAACATTGTAAATATATGTACACATTACTGGTATCATTATTTATCTAAATATATCGTCAAGTATCATTTAAAAGAGGCAtaaataataaagttatataTAGTGAGAACTCGTCTTTGTTAAATATCGTTAACCTGTAATCAGTTATTGCACAtgcaaacaaaaacaaaaaaaaatgaaactcgtATGTGCGCATTAATTTCTACTTCAGAAAAGTGGAAATGTTTTATGATTTAACCGTGAAATaccatataaaaataaaataaacgcaATGATACTGTGAaaagtccttttttttttaaacgatacAAGCATAACCTTAGATTTtggtaaaaatatgaaattagttGACACAAGAATCTCACAAATATCGTGCTAATAAAGTGTATTTTACTTTAAGGAGATTATTCAAATAATGTATTGTAAACGTTTTAATggataaacattatttttattataaaaaaacaaTAAACGGAAAAAAGATGTGCGACAAGTATATAATTGGTTATTCTATATCTGAAAAAAAGCGacaaaaatttaattggaaCGATTTTTATAATGTTTGCGAATCCGAAGGGTTCTTATTAAAAATGGTAAATAGCttaaacattttattcaatTGTTATTAGATAATTATATCGTATACCAATTTTATGTTTATCAATATGAATATCAATATCAACAAGGTTATATGCGTATGCAGTTTTTATCTAATCTACCAACTGTTTTTATATTTCACCAAACTAATTCATTTCAGATTGACATAAACTCCGATCTTGAACCTCAGGGACCATTTCATGTTTTTATATACAAGCTGACCGACAAACTAGCCAATGCTGAAAATGGTGATCAAAATGTACGATGAAATcctttatattttcttataattagaATTGTTGTAACAATTAATTTGCCAAATTTTAGGCCAAagcaattatttcaaaaattcaacgATATTTCTGTCAGCATCCTAAAATAGTACTTATCGACCCATTGGacaatgttaaaattttaataaaccgTTATAAATCGTATGAAATCCTGCAAGAACATGTACAGTTTAATGGTACAGcaaaaattcataatattttatacaattctaTCAATTACTAGAAAAACAAGTATAACTAATGCCTAATTCTAATCATTTCTTTCATCGTTTAGATGTATTTACTCCAAGGTTTGtagaaattaaaagtaaaagtaatgTTGAGAATATATCGCTGTTGAAAATGGCAGATATTAAGTTTCCATTTCTTTGCAAACCGCTTATTGCTCAGGGTTCCAGCGATGCTCATAAGGTATGTTGTTACATCTAGAAAATCAGTCTCTTCGGAGCTCTACAGTTAATATGCCTTTTCAGATGATGGTGATTTTCAATGAACAGGGTTTGAACGATTGTCAGCCACCTTGCGTGGCTCAAGAGTTCATCAACCATAATGCGAttgtttacaaaatatatatagttGGTGAACATTTTCATGTAGTTGAAAGACCcagttttaaaaatttttaccaaCAAGACTGTTCCGCATTAAACACAATATTTTTTAACTCCCACGATATATCAAAGAGTGGTTCTAGATCTAAATGGTCCATTCTGGCGGAAGAAGACATTCCATTAACGGTAAAACCAAAATACGAAACATTGGACAAGATTGTCAAGAAAGTAACAGAACTGTTTGGACTTCTTTTGGTTGGTgtcgatgttgttattgaaaatCATACTGGAAAATATGCAATAATTGATGTTAATGTGTTCCCCGGTTATGATAGTTATCCTAATTTTTTTGAACAGTTAATAAGCTGTATCAAAAAATTGTTGGTCAAACAAACAGAATCAGAAGAAAATACGAAAAGTTATACGCTAAAAAAATGTTTGAGCGATGATCTAGATTCTGGTTTCGAAAGTgatgagagaaaaagaaatattctgcAAAGACAAATAACTAATATGAATAACAAACAAAGTAAACGGATGAATTCTATATCAAACTGATATTccagttaattatattataacaaGTACAAAAGGgaatcatttaaaaaagaagaataaagagGAAGAAACGATAGACTTTTTTTATAAAGACGTCGTTTATATTTACTTCTAAAAACACCTTAAATTGTTGTAGCAGATCTGCGTTCTACAATTAGATCTATTCATTTCTCTTCATTTcagttcattttttttctaccTACACACCTGTAATAAATAGAACCgtctttcttttgttttttgtaCTATCTACactgaatattttttttattttttttgtttaaataataaattagccCACTGTGGTACGAAACGCATGACTGCCAAagaatattttctactttttacttgTATACTGTATTTGCAGTGGTTGAAGAAAACACTTCTGCGATTAATGTATGTAATGTATgtttataaatttacatttttcttgtcaagtataaaaatgtacatcaaaattaatataaacatatttaaatacgcaataaaaaagttattaattATAGTATAATTTCCTACTTTAATAAGCCTTATGTTATAATAAACTTTAATCGTATTTTTTAGTTGCGCACGATTTTGTCTGACCAAAaatcgaaaataaaataacattcacaactttcaattattttaaaataaatttatttcattcgtgTAAAagtcaaatattaatttatttacaagaACACATACATTCA
Encoded proteins:
- the LOC117605980 gene encoding uncharacterized protein LOC117605980 isoform X4, translating into MHSQSTSDYNCNYNSDCYCKIRIPIARQRRETRSSENRRAAPSCKNFNSKTEIIRSANKVPTIPAKPIEDDDDDDDDDIDDDDVDGNEEEELDSKRSSITLPISPVLSPETSTALQQTERLIKDARIQIKEISTIGGNIGRVRNCINAWPDETPLDDENDQLLYIRERVAYKFQEANGWIDRKLKSEEFIEKKMKGKDFSNPKYQSSEERYREFMRQRKLQAEKVGFSVAVVNNEQTKNCSETAEPNFNRNLDLDRRESMKNTKIDTCSVQVGPSINIKADLIARNLLSIHISPDASFAQETANVRTYEINHDFSPKQPSPVRKEKLVKIPNENQTNYETKAKDFNEIENKNSSACTCVSKKVNFQGSSSMVENEKNLENNSVNAENEKSLFIQDTFLDTNNLSNNPPSLDRPDQLPVENSIENQEKEKSIKVEFKSLDYSSVSIKETNDQCTVRCVDNTVAAGDSNTYSRRRADWLGTRDGGTAANQLPARACVSVTHRDRINATHCTPLSVNEIETRRLTNKRRYKEICGKQKSKKDERYKRIDQHFSDLLNKYCAEQRKNNHFTRQDSSEYSDLIVPPFYEPSIDQFDNLLTAYDQIIDNVVLSTKTIDKFLSRAELKNEFPNSKSKTGTSKPNLLRQSRRKEQPIVSRYRSRKSSVKKNINKDVEKIGYNNSRKSFILSPTETLNESGQNEESTESSKDGGKIMRVNDPEEGCSFKKSSTEILPSFQVENNDGSSFDTCSSSSRNLENLVNKETIFQASKQAENFRTEEMEKVKEIVGKNRSDCATLYNVTCSNSLKEILPDTENMERSIVRVVREETRFIEEKVKNVFNLDEIVPLLAKGLLENLRNNISNFQPIVVPNPLPNDAAFMNVPIFEKEENFRLTENVMMPIVVEQTNEIHSESLKKETSGMEKRCEILSNDTKEIEKTDAPMENLFEEENLCEALSKDSTKNTNENASFLGDTISELPQQHSINPNSVENLRKEQISSSSDSLHDCASLQSSKNISGTSSNVVQSSGKIVNEMKQISEINNEVANEEINGNNSSFLCGAFEKDQILSEFYQDTDQRFISSTFNRNYSNLLNQNFRLSSSESAIESKVEASSTGSHSEGEIHMPSSASYSIGEVRMLKKNRSDEENSTDDDITIFLTEQMLASWNESSKVNTRVTLLIYTC